The following proteins are encoded in a genomic region of Polyangiaceae bacterium:
- a CDS encoding ATP-binding protein: MFFDPTWSKLRAPSQPGLKRKPLLSSGENLPWLALRLQEEDPERFALWVSHVRTALPQITAIAVREREEDHHAYFRVTYEAGFEVTSSGLSEGTLRILALTLLAYIEDAPRLLVVEEPENSIHPQAIATVLDSLRSLYDSQVWVSTHSPVVLASTKLPELLITRLARSGAASVVPGDQHPRLVDWKGAIDLGTLFATGVFE, from the coding sequence GTGTTCTTCGACCCGACGTGGAGCAAGCTGCGCGCGCCAAGCCAGCCCGGCCTCAAGCGGAAGCCGCTTCTCAGCTCCGGCGAGAACCTGCCGTGGCTCGCGCTGCGCTTGCAGGAAGAAGATCCCGAGCGCTTCGCGCTGTGGGTCTCCCACGTCCGCACCGCCCTCCCGCAGATCACCGCCATCGCCGTGCGCGAGCGCGAAGAAGACCACCATGCCTACTTCCGCGTGACCTATGAGGCGGGCTTCGAGGTCACGTCGTCGGGGCTCTCGGAGGGCACGCTGCGCATCCTCGCGCTCACGTTGCTCGCGTACATCGAAGACGCGCCGCGCCTGCTCGTGGTGGAGGAGCCCGAGAACAGTATCCACCCGCAGGCGATCGCGACGGTGCTCGACTCGCTGCGCTCGCTCTACGACAGCCAGGTCTGGGTCTCGACGCACTCTCCGGTGGTGCTCGCGTCGACCAAGCTGCCCGAGCTGCTCATCACGCGCCTCGCGCGGAGCGGCGCGGCCTCGGTCGTGCCTGGCGACCAGCACCCGCGCCTCGTCGATTGGAAGGGCGCGATCGACCTCGGCACCTTGTTCGCAACGGGGGTGTTCGAGTGA
- a CDS encoding helix-turn-helix domain-containing protein: MDDRWLSVDEIAEYLGVSKDTVYTWVTSKGMPGHKVGRFWKFKREDVDAWVRDGGAASSSDELGVKDRNG; encoded by the coding sequence ATGGACGACAGATGGCTCTCAGTTGACGAAATCGCCGAGTACCTCGGAGTGAGCAAGGACACCGTCTACACGTGGGTCACCTCGAAGGGCATGCCGGGCCACAAGGTCGGTCGCTTCTGGAAGTTCAAGCGCGAGGACGTCGACGCTTGGGTCCGGGACGGCGGCGCTGCCTCATCTTCCGACGAGCTTGGTGTGAAGGATCGAAATGGCTAG
- a CDS encoding antibiotic biosynthesis monooxygenase: MIEIQVVAKFAIKDGNLDEFKRVANEAMAIVREKEAGTLAYDWYFDDENTTCVVIQRYSSPAALLHHIRHVSGHLAELSKLASRSIEVYGIIPPELAEIIAPFGAKIFVPQLWLERQAV; encoded by the coding sequence ATGATTGAGATCCAAGTCGTTGCGAAATTCGCCATCAAGGACGGCAACCTCGACGAATTCAAACGTGTCGCCAACGAAGCGATGGCCATCGTACGGGAAAAAGAAGCGGGGACACTGGCATATGATTGGTACTTCGACGACGAAAACACGACGTGCGTCGTCATCCAGCGATATTCGAGTCCCGCGGCATTGCTTCATCACATCCGTCATGTGAGTGGACATCTTGCCGAGCTCTCGAAGCTCGCCAGCAGATCCATCGAAGTTTACGGCATCATACCGCCCGAGCTCGCCGAGATCATTGCTCCATTTGGAGCCAAAATCTTCGTGCCGCAGCTTTGGTTGGAGAGACAAGCGGTTTGA
- a CDS encoding protein kinase: MTLRAGRYELLDTIASGGMATVHLGRAVGAGGFERLVAIKTMHPHLSNEPEFVSMFLDEARLAARIRHPNVVGTIDIQQDELGLLLVMEYIEGPSMGQVVKSLGKQKKTLPQDIAVRIMLDVLAGLHAAHELCGPAGEPLNVVHRDVSPQNILVGVDGIARIMDFGVARAEARIATTRGGDAKGKVSYMAPEQARMADLDRRADVFAAGIVFWEFLTGRRLFRGDNDLAIMNQLFNSDYKRPRDVVESIPQELSDVVMRALARERDERFPTTAAFADAVDSAARAAGVVVATPRAVGAFVRELQIHKAPTDLPSGLRSLPAAPSIQSSPNVAAASTSSGNTPATKVVQESTVTASGSGFAATPPTSQRPAPTNRKLLYAGAAATLVLSAIGGFVVAAMSSNDKPSAPVVSASAETREPAATSASAQPPHDAAPVASAAAAPSAAPSAATSAAQTATSTPRTPTVKTGITKPPSPAPSPKTFIPKEL; this comes from the coding sequence ATGACGCTACGCGCTGGGCGCTATGAACTGCTCGATACGATTGCCTCCGGTGGCATGGCCACCGTGCACCTCGGTCGCGCCGTAGGTGCGGGAGGTTTCGAGCGTCTGGTCGCGATCAAGACGATGCATCCGCATCTGTCGAACGAGCCGGAGTTCGTCTCGATGTTCCTGGACGAAGCGCGTCTGGCCGCGCGCATTCGGCATCCGAACGTCGTTGGAACGATCGACATTCAACAGGACGAGCTCGGTCTGCTCCTCGTGATGGAGTACATCGAGGGGCCGAGCATGGGCCAAGTCGTCAAGTCGCTTGGCAAGCAGAAAAAGACGCTGCCGCAAGACATCGCGGTGCGCATCATGCTCGATGTGCTCGCGGGGTTGCACGCTGCGCACGAGCTTTGCGGCCCCGCCGGCGAGCCGCTCAACGTCGTGCATCGTGACGTTTCACCTCAAAATATTCTCGTCGGCGTCGACGGCATCGCGCGCATCATGGACTTCGGCGTCGCTCGCGCGGAGGCGCGTATCGCCACGACGCGTGGAGGCGATGCGAAGGGCAAAGTCTCCTATATGGCGCCCGAGCAAGCGCGCATGGCGGACTTGGATCGGCGTGCCGACGTGTTCGCTGCGGGCATCGTGTTCTGGGAATTTTTGACGGGGCGCCGGTTGTTTCGAGGTGACAACGACTTGGCGATCATGAATCAGCTCTTCAACAGCGACTACAAGCGTCCGCGCGACGTGGTCGAATCCATTCCGCAAGAGCTGTCCGATGTCGTCATGCGCGCGCTCGCGCGCGAGCGTGACGAGCGATTCCCGACGACGGCTGCATTTGCAGATGCCGTCGACAGCGCGGCTCGAGCGGCTGGCGTCGTCGTTGCCACCCCGCGCGCCGTCGGCGCGTTCGTGCGCGAGCTGCAGATCCACAAAGCCCCGACGGATTTGCCTTCGGGTTTGCGATCTCTGCCAGCAGCCCCGTCGATTCAATCCAGCCCCAACGTCGCCGCAGCGAGCACGTCTTCAGGCAACACCCCGGCCACCAAAGTGGTCCAAGAAAGCACCGTCACCGCGTCTGGCAGCGGGTTTGCCGCAACGCCTCCGACGTCTCAACGACCAGCCCCGACAAACCGCAAGCTACTCTATGCAGGGGCAGCCGCCACGCTCGTGCTCAGCGCGATCGGAGGGTTTGTCGTTGCGGCAATGTCGTCGAATGACAAACCATCCGCTCCCGTGGTGAGCGCATCGGCCGAAACTCGCGAGCCAGCCGCAACGAGTGCTTCAGCGCAGCCTCCGCACGATGCAGCGCCCGTGGCAAGCGCCGCGGCGGCCCCTTCCGCGGCGCCTTCGGCTGCGACTTCGGCGGCGCAGACGGCGACTTCGACGCCTCGTACCCCGACGGTCAAAACGGGTATTACCAAGCCCCCCTCCCCCGCTCCATCCCCCAAGACGTTCATTCCGAAAGAACTTTGA